A genomic window from Mesorhizobium sp. 131-2-1 includes:
- a CDS encoding aldo/keto reductase, with amino-acid sequence MSLGKQKLGNQGLVVSAIGLGCMGMSQSYGPADEAESIATLHRAIELGCTFLDTAEAYGPFLNEELLGRALKGRRDAVTIATKFGFRIVDGKQDGTGRDSRPEHIRAVVEASLKRLDTDRIDLLYQHRVDPAVPMEDVAGTVGELVAAGKVRFFGLSEAGIVNIRRAHAVHPVSALQSEYSLWERNLEPEIIPALKELGIGLVPFAPLGRGFLAGDVKRAEDYPEGDFRRGDPRYQGENFDANVAAASAVRDVAAARGVKPGQVAIAWLLAKGPEFGIDIVPIPGTKRRSYLEENVAAADIKLDATEMLLLDMALTPDRISGPRYNERTMSMVDR; translated from the coding sequence ATGAGCCTGGGCAAACAGAAACTCGGCAACCAGGGGCTTGTCGTCTCGGCGATCGGCCTCGGCTGCATGGGCATGAGCCAGTCCTACGGGCCGGCGGACGAGGCGGAATCGATCGCCACCCTGCACCGGGCGATCGAGCTCGGCTGCACCTTCCTCGACACAGCGGAAGCCTATGGGCCGTTCCTCAACGAGGAGCTGCTCGGCCGAGCGCTGAAGGGTCGTCGCGATGCGGTGACCATCGCGACCAAGTTCGGGTTTCGCATCGTGGACGGCAAGCAGGACGGCACCGGCCGCGACAGCCGGCCCGAGCACATCCGCGCGGTGGTGGAGGCGTCGCTGAAGCGGCTCGACACCGACCGTATCGACCTCCTCTATCAGCACCGCGTCGACCCGGCCGTGCCGATGGAAGACGTTGCCGGCACGGTCGGCGAGCTGGTGGCGGCAGGCAAGGTGCGTTTCTTCGGCCTGTCCGAGGCGGGCATCGTCAACATCCGCCGCGCCCATGCCGTGCACCCGGTCTCGGCGCTGCAGAGCGAATATTCGCTGTGGGAGCGCAATCTCGAGCCCGAGATCATCCCGGCGCTGAAGGAGCTCGGCATCGGCCTGGTGCCTTTCGCGCCGCTCGGGCGCGGCTTCCTCGCCGGCGACGTCAAGCGCGCGGAAGACTATCCGGAAGGCGATTTCCGGCGCGGCGACCCGCGCTACCAGGGCGAGAATTTCGACGCCAATGTCGCGGCGGCAAGCGCGGTGCGCGACGTGGCCGCCGCCAGGGGCGTGAAGCCGGGCCAGGTCGCGATCGCCTGGCTTCTCGCCAAGGGCCCGGAATTCGGCATCGACATCGTGCCGATCCCCGGCACCAAGCGCCGGAGCTACCTGGAGGAGAATGTCGCCGCAGCCGACATCAAGCTCGACGCGACCGAGATGCTGCTGCTCGACATGGCGCTGACACCCGACAGGATCTCCGGGCCGCGCTACAACGAGCGGACGATGTCGATGGTGGATCGGTAG
- a CDS encoding LacI family DNA-binding transcriptional regulator produces the protein MEDFSDFVGLSRTTVSKYFNDPNSVRKNTRSAIEAALKKSDFRPSMFAVNLNRRRSNILGVIIPNSTDPFYMALTRRIESIANEAGFLAFVLSSDGRAEMEDQAIQTFRSMNIAGAIIAPLGVRSHHRILAELGASIPLIYVDSPLDETSSFVGTDNRQSFRLMVDYLCRSGEPPCYFAMPLVNNNASARQEAYVEAMRQFKMTPRIVPVEDARSWDFEKFGYDEATRILKGGGFPTKTVLCANDRVAFGVLGAAYQLGLKVGHGADCDLRVAGHDDHPLSRYACPPITTVAQNYNEIGRLAIELLLERLDEKSSAAKRGDARILLNAELMLRSSA, from the coding sequence ATGGAGGATTTCTCGGACTTCGTCGGCTTGTCTCGCACGACCGTCTCCAAATACTTCAACGATCCCAATTCTGTTCGCAAGAACACGCGCAGCGCCATCGAGGCCGCGCTGAAGAAGTCCGATTTCCGGCCGAGCATGTTCGCGGTCAATTTGAACCGCCGCCGCAGCAACATCCTCGGCGTCATCATCCCGAATTCGACCGACCCGTTCTACATGGCGCTGACGCGCCGCATCGAGTCGATCGCCAACGAAGCTGGCTTCCTGGCCTTCGTGCTGTCCTCCGACGGGCGCGCCGAAATGGAGGACCAGGCGATCCAGACGTTCCGCTCGATGAACATCGCCGGCGCCATCATTGCGCCGCTCGGCGTGCGCTCGCACCACCGCATCCTGGCCGAGCTCGGCGCCTCGATCCCGCTGATCTATGTCGACTCGCCGCTCGACGAGACGTCTTCCTTCGTCGGCACCGACAACCGTCAGAGTTTCCGGCTGATGGTCGACTATCTCTGCCGGTCCGGCGAGCCGCCCTGCTACTTCGCCATGCCGCTCGTCAATAACAACGCCTCGGCCAGGCAGGAGGCCTATGTCGAGGCCATGCGGCAGTTCAAGATGACGCCGCGCATCGTGCCGGTCGAGGACGCGCGCTCATGGGATTTCGAGAAGTTCGGCTATGACGAGGCGACGCGCATCCTCAAGGGTGGCGGCTTTCCGACCAAAACCGTGCTGTGCGCCAACGACCGCGTCGCCTTCGGCGTGCTCGGCGCCGCCTATCAGCTCGGCCTGAAGGTAGGGCATGGCGCCGATTGCGACCTCAGGGTCGCCGGTCACGACGACCATCCGCTGTCGCGCTACGCTTGCCCGCCGATCACGACGGTGGCGCAGAACTACAACGAGATCGGCCGCCTGGCCATCGAGCTTCTGCTCGAGCGGCTGGATGAAAAATCCTCCGCCGCCAAGCGCGGCGACGCCCGCATCCTGCTGAACGCCGAGCTGATGCTGCGCAGTTCGGCGTGA
- a CDS encoding zinc-dependent alcohol dehydrogenase family protein: protein MKAIRFAAAGVAGMAELDMPQIAPGHALVRVRAAGLCHTDIEVLHGRYGEGAFPLVPGHEYAGTVEAVAGDVTTVKPGDRVAVDPNIPCGHCAACRKGLTNLCASLKAYGVTENGGFAEFSVVAVDHLHGVGDLPFETAALAEPLACVLNGLSAAGVELSKPGSALVFGAGPIGLLMALSLRAKGVAKVAVADISEPRLAFAEALGLEPLVSGSLALAARARSFDFVADATGVARVVEGMIGFTADGGTALVFGVCAPDARISVAPFEIFRRQIRLAGSHSLNRNIPQALDILRRDDGTMARLVSHRLPLAELLPFFAKTGGDPATMKVQFSADI, encoded by the coding sequence ATGAAGGCCATCCGATTTGCCGCCGCGGGCGTTGCCGGCATGGCGGAGCTGGACATGCCGCAGATCGCGCCGGGGCACGCACTGGTCAGGGTCCGCGCCGCCGGGCTCTGCCATACCGACATCGAGGTCCTGCATGGCCGCTATGGCGAAGGCGCGTTTCCGCTGGTTCCCGGCCATGAATATGCCGGCACCGTCGAGGCGGTCGCCGGCGACGTGACGACCGTGAAGCCCGGCGACCGCGTCGCCGTCGATCCCAACATCCCGTGCGGACACTGCGCCGCATGCCGCAAGGGCCTCACCAATCTGTGCGCCTCGCTGAAAGCCTATGGCGTGACCGAGAATGGCGGCTTCGCCGAATTCAGCGTCGTTGCCGTCGATCATCTGCACGGCGTTGGCGATCTGCCTTTCGAGACGGCGGCGCTCGCCGAACCGCTGGCCTGCGTGCTCAACGGCCTCAGCGCGGCCGGGGTCGAGCTCAGCAAGCCTGGCAGCGCGCTGGTCTTCGGCGCCGGGCCCATCGGCCTGCTCATGGCGCTGTCGCTTCGCGCCAAGGGCGTGGCGAAGGTGGCGGTCGCCGACATCAGCGAGCCCCGGCTTGCCTTCGCTGAGGCGCTCGGGCTGGAGCCGCTGGTGTCCGGATCGCTGGCGCTGGCGGCAAGGGCGAGAAGTTTCGATTTCGTCGCCGACGCCACCGGCGTCGCCAGGGTGGTCGAAGGCATGATCGGCTTTACCGCCGATGGCGGCACCGCGCTCGTCTTCGGCGTCTGCGCGCCCGATGCCAGGATCTCGGTCGCGCCTTTCGAGATCTTCCGCCGGCAGATCAGGCTGGCCGGCTCGCATTCGCTGAACCGCAACATCCCGCAGGCGCTCGACATTCTGAGGCGCGACGACGGCACCATGGCGCGGCTGGTCAGCCACCGGTTGCCACTTGCGGAGCTTTTGCCGTTCTTTGCCAAGACGGGCGGCGATCCGGCGACGATGAAGGTACAGTTTTCGGCGGACATTTGA
- a CDS encoding L-iditol 2-dehydrogenase — protein MKLNNKTALITGGARGIGLGFAQAYAREGARVVIADIDIGRATSAAAAIGPAASAKKLDVTDLAAIESVAGEVDREFGGIDILVNNAAIFDMAPITDITEASYERVFGINLKGPLFMMKAVANLMIKRGRGGKIINMASQAGRRGEALVTLYCASKAAIISATQSAALALVKHGINVNAIAPGVVDGEHWDVVDAHFARWEGLKPGEKKAAVAKSVPIGRFANPEDIAGLAVFLASSDSDYILAQTYNVDGGNWMS, from the coding sequence ATGAAGCTGAACAACAAGACTGCCCTGATCACCGGTGGCGCGCGCGGCATCGGCCTTGGCTTTGCGCAAGCCTACGCCCGCGAGGGCGCTAGGGTGGTGATCGCCGATATCGACATCGGGCGCGCGACGAGCGCTGCCGCCGCGATCGGCCCGGCGGCCAGCGCGAAGAAGCTCGACGTCACCGATCTCGCCGCGATCGAGAGCGTTGCCGGCGAGGTCGACCGCGAGTTCGGCGGCATCGACATCCTCGTCAACAATGCGGCGATCTTCGACATGGCGCCGATCACCGACATCACCGAGGCAAGCTACGAGCGCGTCTTCGGCATCAATCTCAAGGGACCGCTATTCATGATGAAGGCTGTCGCCAATCTGATGATCAAGCGCGGCCGCGGCGGCAAGATCATCAACATGGCGAGCCAGGCCGGCCGCCGCGGCGAGGCGCTGGTGACGCTCTACTGCGCCTCCAAGGCGGCGATCATCTCGGCCACGCAGTCAGCGGCACTTGCGCTGGTCAAGCACGGCATCAACGTCAACGCCATCGCGCCCGGCGTCGTCGACGGCGAGCACTGGGATGTCGTCGACGCCCATTTCGCCCGCTGGGAGGGCCTGAAGCCCGGCGAGAAGAAGGCGGCGGTGGCCAAGTCCGTGCCGATCGGCCGCTTCGCGAACCCCGAGGACATTGCCGGGCTCGCCGTCTTCCTCGCCTCGTCCGACAGTGATTACATCCTGGCCCAGACCTACAATGTCGATGGCGGCAACTGGATGAGCTGA
- a CDS encoding ABC transporter substrate-binding protein, whose protein sequence is MPTGKLIGILAISVTASALAAGTALATEITVATVNNGDMIIMQKLTPEWETATGNKVNWVTLEENVLRERVTTDIATKGGQFDVLTIGGYETPIWGKAGWLTSLNDLGDDYDYDDLIAPVRNGLTVDGNLYAVPFYAESSFTLYRKDLFDAAGLKMPEAPTYDQITEFAAKLTDKSKEQYGLCLRGKPGWGENMAFVGTLVNTFGGRWFDMDWKPQINSDAWKKAIGWYVDTMKKYGPPGISSNGFNENQTLFSSGHCAMWIDATSAAGRVYDPKQSKVADKVAFAKAPVGVTPNGSAWGWAWSLAIPASTKKADVAKSFVKWATSKAYVQRVGETEGWVAAPPGTRKSTYASADYQKAAPFAATVLSAIESADPTKQTKDPVPYTGIQFVAIPEFQGIGTQVGQAVAAAVTGEQSVDDALNGAQTEVERTMTEAGYIK, encoded by the coding sequence ATGCCAACGGGTAAGCTTATTGGGATTCTCGCCATATCGGTCACCGCTTCGGCGCTGGCGGCAGGCACGGCGCTCGCCACGGAAATCACCGTCGCCACGGTCAACAATGGCGACATGATCATCATGCAGAAGCTGACTCCGGAGTGGGAGACGGCGACCGGAAACAAGGTCAACTGGGTCACGCTCGAGGAGAACGTGCTGCGCGAGCGCGTCACGACCGACATCGCCACCAAGGGCGGCCAGTTCGACGTGCTGACCATCGGCGGCTATGAGACGCCGATCTGGGGCAAGGCGGGCTGGCTGACCTCGCTCAACGATCTCGGCGACGACTACGACTATGACGATCTGATCGCGCCGGTGCGCAACGGCCTGACCGTCGACGGCAACCTCTATGCCGTGCCGTTCTATGCCGAGAGCTCGTTCACGCTCTACCGCAAGGACCTGTTCGACGCCGCCGGCCTGAAGATGCCTGAGGCGCCGACCTACGACCAGATCACCGAATTCGCCGCCAAGCTCACCGACAAGTCGAAGGAGCAGTACGGGCTCTGCTTGCGCGGCAAGCCTGGCTGGGGTGAAAACATGGCCTTCGTCGGCACACTGGTGAACACTTTTGGCGGCCGCTGGTTCGACATGGACTGGAAGCCGCAGATCAATTCCGACGCATGGAAGAAGGCGATCGGCTGGTACGTCGACACGATGAAGAAATATGGACCGCCGGGCATCAGCTCCAACGGCTTCAACGAGAACCAGACGCTGTTCTCCTCCGGCCATTGCGCCATGTGGATCGATGCCACTTCCGCCGCGGGCCGCGTCTATGATCCGAAGCAGAGCAAGGTCGCCGACAAGGTCGCCTTCGCCAAGGCGCCCGTCGGGGTCACCCCCAACGGTTCGGCCTGGGGCTGGGCCTGGAGCCTCGCCATCCCGGCCTCGACCAAGAAGGCGGACGTGGCGAAATCCTTCGTCAAATGGGCGACCTCGAAAGCCTATGTCCAGCGCGTCGGTGAAACCGAAGGCTGGGTGGCGGCGCCGCCCGGAACGCGCAAGTCCACCTATGCCAGCGCGGACTACCAGAAGGCGGCGCCCTTCGCCGCCACTGTGCTCTCGGCGATCGAATCCGCCGATCCGACCAAGCAGACCAAGGACCCGGTCCCCTATACCGGCATCCAGTTCGTCGCCATCCCTGAATTCCAGGGCATAGGCACGCAGGTCGGCCAGGCTGTCGCCGCCGCGGTGACCGGCGAGCAGTCGGTCGACGACGCGCTGAATGGCGCCCAGACCGAGGTGGAGCGCACGATGACGGAAGCGGGCTACATCAAATAG
- a CDS encoding tagatose kinase has product MSRRREIASETAGPTIVAGEILVEIMATEPGLGFLEPLALMGPYPSGAPAIFIDQVARLVGGAGIIACVGRDDFGTINLERLRRDGVDVSAVSVSDRYPTGSAFVRYRPDGGRDFVYNIAESAAGQIRLTPEARRLADSAGHLHVMGSTLSVAGLKEIVAYAVKAVRARGGSTSFDPNVRKELIDGADGALFSALVDDADLLLPSGDELLAAAGVEDETQAVAALIARGVGEIVLKRGAAGSTRFGADGSRIDCAGFLVEEVDPTGAGDCFGATYLTCRRKGMEPAKALFYANAAGARNVTRRGPMEGLAGFDVLDDFIAGTDRAK; this is encoded by the coding sequence ATGAGCCGCCGAAGGGAGATCGCCTCCGAGACCGCGGGCCCGACGATTGTCGCCGGCGAGATCCTGGTCGAGATCATGGCGACCGAGCCGGGCCTGGGCTTCCTCGAGCCGCTGGCGCTGATGGGTCCCTATCCGAGCGGCGCGCCAGCGATCTTCATCGACCAGGTGGCGAGGCTCGTCGGCGGCGCCGGCATCATCGCCTGCGTCGGCCGCGACGATTTCGGCACCATCAATCTGGAGCGGCTCAGGCGCGACGGCGTCGACGTCTCGGCGGTGTCGGTCAGCGACCGCTATCCGACCGGCAGCGCCTTCGTGCGCTACAGGCCGGACGGCGGGCGGGACTTCGTCTACAACATCGCCGAATCCGCCGCCGGGCAGATCCGCCTCACACCAGAAGCGCGGCGACTGGCGGACAGTGCCGGCCACTTGCACGTCATGGGCTCGACCCTGTCGGTAGCGGGGCTGAAGGAGATCGTCGCCTATGCCGTGAAGGCGGTGCGGGCGCGCGGCGGCTCGACTTCCTTCGACCCGAATGTGCGCAAGGAACTGATCGACGGCGCAGATGGCGCCCTGTTTTCCGCTCTGGTCGACGATGCCGACCTTCTGCTGCCCTCGGGCGACGAACTGCTCGCCGCGGCCGGCGTCGAGGACGAGACGCAGGCCGTGGCCGCGCTGATTGCCAGGGGCGTCGGCGAGATCGTGCTGAAACGGGGGGCCGCCGGCTCCACCCGTTTCGGCGCCGACGGCAGCCGGATCGACTGCGCCGGCTTCCTGGTCGAAGAAGTCGACCCGACAGGAGCCGGCGACTGCTTCGGCGCCACCTACCTCACCTGCCGGCGCAAGGGCATGGAGCCGGCCAAGGCGCTGTTCTATGCAAATGCCGCGGGCGCCCGCAACGTGACGCGGCGCGGGCCGATGGAAGGCCTTGCCGGCTTCGACGTGCTTGACGACTTCATCGCCGGGACCGATCGGGCTAAATGA